TTTTGGTATTTGTTTATTAAACTGATCTTCAATCCTATATCGTTTTTATTATTTTGTAGTTCTTCATTTAGCTTTTCTTTTTGCTTATTAATATCTTGCAGCTCATTATCTAATCTTTCTATATTCTGATTGGAACTATTCAATTTTTGTTTAGTTGATGTCATTGTTATTTTCAGATTAGTAATTTCTTCATTTAAAGTATTTCTAGTTGCCTTCTTTTTTTGTATTGCTTCAGTAAGGCTCAACACTTTATCCTCTGCATCTGTATTTTCACTTTCAGTTCCACTAAGTTCTTCGTTGTATTTTTCTGTAGTAGCCATTAACTCAGTATTTTGATTATCTAATTCATTTAATTCTACTTTACTGTCATTTATCTCTTGTTGCTTCTGGTTTATATCTTTAATAATTTGATTCATATTGATTTGTAATGAATTCATTTTAATATTAAGATTATGTTCTTTTGACATTAATTCCTTGGACTTGTCAGATAGGCTATTTCTTTCTTCAACTATCTTAGTCCTCTTATTTGAAGCTATTTTGATTTCTTCTGTAATTTGTTGTATCTTGTTCTTGTATTCATTCAATTCCCTTTTCCTAGAAAGAAAATTATTTGCTTTATTCTTATAGCTACCTCCAGTTAAGGAACCTCCTGGATTTAATACTTCACCAGATAGAGTAACTATCTTCAACTTATAATTGTATTTTCTTGCTAGTGTTACAGCATTATCAATATTATCAACTATAACAACTCTGCCAAGGAGATATTTGATGATGTTATCATACATATCATCATATATGACTAAATCATTTCCATATCCAATAAAACCCTTTTCATTACTGATTGGATTATAATTATTATTCGTTCTAATACTGGTTAACGGTAAAAAAGTGGCTCTACCGAATTTATTGGTTTTCAGGTAGTTGATCATCTTTTTTGCAGTTTCTTCTTCCTTGGTAATAATATTCTGCACTCCGCCACCAAGAGCTGTCTCTATGGCAATTTCATATTTCTTGTCTACTTTTATTATATCTGCAACAACACCTAATACTGAATCAATATTATTCTTTGTTTTCAATTCCATAACTTTTCTTATGCTATAATTATAACCTTCGTAATGTTCAGTTATGTCATTCAACGCATTGTATTTAGATTTATATTGATTTATCTGTTGATTATAGATGTTTAATTTTTCTTCAATATCATGCTTTGACTCATTAATTTCTTTTATCTTATCAGTGGTACTGATAGTCTCGCTCTTTGTTTGTTGCAGATCTTCTTCAACAAAAGTGATTTTTTCTTCTATTTGTTCTTTTTTATTGTTTAGTATAATAGATTCATTCTGTACTTTGTTAATTTTATCAATCAAGAAATTTCTTCTGTTTTCAATATTTTCAAGCATAGTACTATATCTTTGTATCTTACTCTTAACTACTGTTATTTCATTGAGTCTTTCAATTATGTTTGTTTTAATTTCTTCTATAGTTGTTTCACCAGTACTTATTTCTTCAGAAATTAATGCTAGTTGTTCTTCTTTTTCTTTTAGTTGTGATGTTAATAGTTCTATACTTGATTTTAAACTTACAATTTCTTCTTCAATAACTTTAACACTAGTAAGGTTAAGGTCATGTTTAGAATTTATTTCACTAATATTTTGTTCTATTCGTTCATTAGTTACCTTAATAGAACTAATTCGTTCATTATTGATTTTAATATTATTTTCTATTCTTTCCTTTTCAAGATTATTTGTGGATATTTCGTCTTTTTTATTATCAATCTTAGTACCTATATCCTGCAAATCATTATTCAATTCATTATATTTTAATTTGATTTCTTCATACTTATTATTGACTGAAACAATTTCTTCATTGGTATCTTTTTCTTTTTTGCTGATATCTTCTACATTCTTATCAAGTTTTTCATATTCTGTAATAAAAATGTTTACCTCATATTTTTTCAATTCTTCTTTTAATGACAGGTATTTTTTAGCTACTTCTGCTTGTCCTTCCAGATTACCTTTCTGTCCTTCTAATTCCTTGATTATGTCATTTATCCTAAGAAGATTCTGTTTTTCCTGCTCCAATTTCTTATAAGCTTCTGATTTTCTTCTTTTGAACTTGACAATACCAGCCGCTTCATCAAATAGGTCTCTTCTATCTTCCGGTTTAGTACTTAATATTTTATCTATTTGACCTTGTCCTATTATTGAATAACCTTCTTTACCTACTCCTGTATCCAAGAATAATTCATGAATATCTTTCAGTCTGCAAGGAGTTTTATTTATGTAGAACTCACTTTCTCCTGAACGATAGACACGCCTTGAAATAGTCACCTCAAGATAATCAATAGCCATTCTTTTATCATGGTTATCTATGGTAATATCTACTTGAGAATAACCAACAGGACGTCTGTTCTCGGTACCAGCAAAAATGACATCTTCCATCTTAGAACCTCTAAGCTGTTTAGCACTCTGAGCCCCTAGAACCCATCGTACTGCATCTGCAATATTGCTTTTACCACTACCGTTAGGTCCAACAATCCCAGTTATCCCTTCATTAAATTCAAAATTAATCTTATTAGCAAAGGATTTGAACCCTTGTAATTCAATATTTTTTAAGTACATATTATCTCCTTACCTTGTACAAAATCATTAATGCTTTTTGTACCAAAGATTTATTCAATAAGATAAATTTTTCTAATCTATTATGTTTAAAACTATGCTGTAAAAATGATTGGCAATGAACAATGGACAATTATTAATTCAAATCTATTATTTTTGATAGTTGTCAATTGTACACTGTCAATTGAATATAACTAGATATTCTTAATTGCATCATACGCTCCATCTTGTTCAGCAGATTTTTTACTTCTACCTCTTCCATAACCTATTACTTTCCCTTCATGTCTAACCTCTACCATAAATAATTTGTTGTGATCAGGTCCTTTTTCCTTGACAATTATGTATTCTATTGGTTCTTCACTTGTCTTTTGTATTATCTCTTGTAAGTGTGTTTTACTATCAATAAATAATTTTCTTTTTTCTACATCCTTTAATAATGTATTCAAAATAAATTGTCTTGAAGCCTCTAAACCACCATCTAGATATATAGATCCAATCAAAGCTTCTACAGCATCTGATAGTACTGAAGCCCTGAATCTACCACCTGAATTTTCTTCACCCTTACCAAGTCTAATGAATTCCCCTAATTTTATTTCGTTAGAAAAGTTTGCTAATGTTGGTTCGCATACAATACTTGCCCGAAATTTAGTCAACTCTCCTTCAAGCATGTCTGTATAATTCCTAAATAAAAAATCACTAGTTACGATTTCAAGAACTGCATCACCTAAAAATTCTAGTCTTTCATTATTTTCAAACTTAGACATCTTATGTTCATTAGCATATGAACTATGTGTTAATGCTTGAGATAATAACTTTACATTTTTAAACTTGTAGTTAATAATCTTTTGGAATTCGTTTAAATTTTTGTATTTATTTCTCAATATGTTCTCCTCCTTCGTTAAGGTCTACTAATAAAAGCGAAAACCTTATTATTCTAAAAAGCAAAGCCCTTAAATGTAAGGGCTTCCATTAGTCGTTATTAATCCTTGAGTTTATTGCTTCAATTGCATCATTGACTGTTACAATATTTTCTGCCTGATCATTATCAATCTCAATATCAAATTCTTCTTCAAGAGCCATGATTATTTGAACTAAGTCTAAAGAATCAACGTTCAAATCATCTACAAATTTAGTATCTTTTGTGATTTGTGACTCATCCACATTTGTAAATTCAGATATAATTGAAACTAATTTTTCAAATTCCATTTTTAATGCCCCCTTTTCTCTTATACTCATTACTTAAATTTTTATGTTTTCCTTTATTTTTTGATTAATTTTTTGGTCTGAAAATTTCTTGCATTGTAGTATGGTATTTTTAATAGCTTTTGAGTCTGAACTACCATGTGTTTTAACAACCAAGCCTTCCAATCCAAGTAATGGAGCGCCTCCATACTCAGAATAATCAAAGCTTTTCTTAAAATCCTTCAATGCTGGTTTTAATAAAAGCGTCCCTATCTTAGATCTGACATTTTGTAGTAAATGCTTTTTTAACATACTAAGCATAGTTAAAGCAAAACCTTCAGTGTACTTTAAAATGATATTACCGACAAATGCATCACAAACAAGTATATCCGCTTTACCTTCTGGTATCTCTCTAGCCTCGATATTACCGATGAAATTAATATCCTCGTTTTCTAGTAATGAATAAGCCTCTTTTACTAAGCTATTGCCTTTGGACTTTTCTTCACCAATGTTAATTAGTGCAACCCTAGGATTCTTAACACCTAATACATTTTCAAAATAGATAGAACCCATCTTAGCATATTGAACTAAATAACTTGCTTTTGAATCTACATTAGCACCACAATCTATTAATAAGGATACACCTTTTTTATGAGGGATAAGTGGGGCAAGCGCAGGTCTTTCTATACCTTTGATTCTTCCTACGATAAAAGTACCTCCAGCTAGTATTGCACCAGTACTACCAGCAGAAACAAAAGCATTCGCTTTTTTTTCTTTTACTAGATTGAGACCTTTTACTAATGAAGATTCTTTTTTT
The window above is part of the Vallitalea guaymasensis genome. Proteins encoded here:
- the acpP gene encoding acyl carrier protein, producing the protein MEFEKLVSIISEFTNVDESQITKDTKFVDDLNVDSLDLVQIIMALEEEFDIEIDNDQAENIVTVNDAIEAINSRINND
- the smc gene encoding chromosome segregation protein SMC — encoded protein: MYLKNIELQGFKSFANKINFEFNEGITGIVGPNGSGKSNIADAVRWVLGAQSAKQLRGSKMEDVIFAGTENRRPVGYSQVDITIDNHDKRMAIDYLEVTISRRVYRSGESEFYINKTPCRLKDIHELFLDTGVGKEGYSIIGQGQIDKILSTKPEDRRDLFDEAAGIVKFKRRKSEAYKKLEQEKQNLLRINDIIKELEGQKGNLEGQAEVAKKYLSLKEELKKYEVNIFITEYEKLDKNVEDISKKEKDTNEEIVSVNNKYEEIKLKYNELNNDLQDIGTKIDNKKDEISTNNLEKERIENNIKINNERISSIKVTNERIEQNISEINSKHDLNLTSVKVIEEEIVSLKSSIELLTSQLKEKEEQLALISEEISTGETTIEEIKTNIIERLNEITVVKSKIQRYSTMLENIENRRNFLIDKINKVQNESIILNNKKEQIEEKITFVEEDLQQTKSETISTTDKIKEINESKHDIEEKLNIYNQQINQYKSKYNALNDITEHYEGYNYSIRKVMELKTKNNIDSVLGVVADIIKVDKKYEIAIETALGGGVQNIITKEEETAKKMINYLKTNKFGRATFLPLTSIRTNNNYNPISNEKGFIGYGNDLVIYDDMYDNIIKYLLGRVVIVDNIDNAVTLARKYNYKLKIVTLSGEVLNPGGSLTGGSYKNKANNFLSRKRELNEYKNKIQQITEEIKIASNKRTKIVEERNSLSDKSKELMSKEHNLNIKMNSLQINMNQIIKDINQKQQEINDSKVELNELDNQNTELMATTEKYNEELSGTESENTDAEDKVLSLTEAIQKKKATRNTLNEEITNLKITMTSTKQKLNSSNQNIERLDNELQDINKQKEKLNEELQNNKNDIGLKISLINKYQKDVKEVLDCIGAKHAELEILNKNKEEISLKQNAIFEERESLSEKSNLLEKEIMRLQNVKMKYELQKENITNYMWDEYELTFNMVAEYKDDLGTVSQLKNKVKELKETIKALGDVNVNAIEEYKEVITRYDFLSEQKEDLIVAKEKLIGIINELDKEMIKQFKIKFKEIKLQFDLVFKELFGGGKGLLYLVDEENVLESGINIVAQPPGKKLQSMMLLSGGERAFTAIALLFAIQRLKPSPFCVLDEIEAALDDANVERFAKYLQKLSGNTQFIIITHRRGTMEAADALYGITMQEKGISTRVSVKLIENELTG
- the plsX gene encoding phosphate acyltransferase PlsX yields the protein MQEMITVAVDAMGGDNAPNEIIKGCIESINDDSNIKIYLVGNNIIINEQLTKYTYNKEQLEVVDAKETIDTCESPVMAIRRKKESSLVKGLNLVKEKKANAFVSAGSTGAILAGGTFIVGRIKGIERPALAPLIPHKKGVSLLIDCGANVDSKASYLVQYAKMGSIYFENVLGVKNPRVALINIGEEKSKGNSLVKEAYSLLENEDINFIGNIEAREIPEGKADILVCDAFVGNIILKYTEGFALTMLSMLKKHLLQNVRSKIGTLLLKPALKDFKKSFDYSEYGGAPLLGLEGLVVKTHGSSDSKAIKNTILQCKKFSDQKINQKIKENIKI
- the rnc gene encoding ribonuclease III, giving the protein MRNKYKNLNEFQKIINYKFKNVKLLSQALTHSSYANEHKMSKFENNERLEFLGDAVLEIVTSDFLFRNYTDMLEGELTKFRASIVCEPTLANFSNEIKLGEFIRLGKGEENSGGRFRASVLSDAVEALIGSIYLDGGLEASRQFILNTLLKDVEKRKLFIDSKTHLQEIIQKTSEEPIEYIIVKEKGPDHNKLFMVEVRHEGKVIGYGRGRSKKSAEQDGAYDAIKNI